One Candida dubliniensis CD36 chromosome 1, complete sequence genomic region harbors:
- a CDS encoding hypothetical transposon protein (transposable element;~Similar to C. albicans non-LTR retrotransposon Zorro 3 orf1-related protein): LLQYTITPNIQTQQANTPKTQTEQDNKSKTYASVAATYKTNLAKSQDKQEELRMNYFKVPSQAFEDLKKHNDAVFPEGIMTSDVSTIINKYGRKKKRFLEPSRIL, from the coding sequence TTGCTCCAATATACAATTACACCAAACATTCAAACTCAACAAGCCAATACACCAAAAACTCAAACTGAACAGGATAATAAATCCAAAACTTATGCCTCTGTGGCAGCCACATATAAAACCAATTTGGCTAAGAGCCAAGATAAACAAGAGGAACTTAGaatgaattattttaaGGTCCCCTCACAAGCCTTTGAGGACTTGAAAAAACACAACGATGCTGTGTTTCCAGAAGGGATCATGACATCTGATGTTTCAACCATAATTAACAAAtatggaagaaaaaaaaaaaggttttTAGAACCATCAAGGATACTTTAA
- a CDS encoding hypothetical transposon protein (transposable element;~Similar to C. albicans non-LTR retrotransposon zorro 3 orf1-related protein) produces MGYTQTDENKPNETEYVCYFIVDLFSGQVPKRRIKTNNNTNNPSAFEQCTSRVLSNCKYCEYCRSMAHTKYHCPLIKPCANCGVKGHKTTSCKKKLRRLQRGF; encoded by the coding sequence ATGGGGTATACACAGACAGACgaaaataaaccaaatgaAACTGAATATGTTTGTTATTTCATCGTTGATCTCTTTTCGGGGCAAGTTCcgaaaagaagaatcaaaaccaataacaatacAAATAACCCTTCAGCTTTTGAACAATGTACCAGCAGAGTGTTGTCTAACTGCAAATACTGTGAGTACTGCAGATCGATGGCACATACCAAGTATCACTGCCCCCTCATCAAGCCTTGCGCCAATTGCGGTGTAAAGGGACATAAAACCACTAGctgtaaaaaaaaactacgCCGGCTCCAAAGAGGGTTTTAA
- a CDS encoding transposon polyprotein (fragment), putative (transposable element;~Similar to C. albicans non-LTR retrotransposon zorro 3 POL92 polyprotein), with the protein YLVYSRNQIRITGTIYLYQYNIKATQCTQLKTHNFEDLTGFLIHSPHAKLKFNINEQEIYHTPHFEGRISILAITLITNENILLINNYLHSGDMDAQMTLLNAFTKYIANLKKNIPITI; encoded by the coding sequence tatttggtttattcAAGAAATCAGATTCGTATCACAGGAACAATTTACTTATATCAATACAATATTAAAGCAACACAATGCACACAGCTCAAAACGCATAACTTTGAAGATTTAACGGGCTTTCTTATTCATTCGCCACATGcgaaattaaaatttaacATAAATGAACAAGAAATCTATCACACACCTCATTTTGAAGGACGTATTAGCATCTTGGCTATTACGTTAATTACAAATGAGAACATACTTTTGATTAATAACTATTTGCACAGTGGAGATATGGATGCACAGATGACTCTCCTAAACGCATTTACTAAATATATTgcaaatttaaaaaaaaacataccAATCacaatataa
- a CDS encoding transposon polyprotein (fragment), putative (transposable element;~Similar to C. albicans non-LTR retrotransposon zorro 3 POL92 polyprotein) gives MSQDENIIKDLNNNGQRKPHTVFFFFFQIGMDLLIRYKIKCYFMMKYQRYIRAYTPNISNVPDEKRRLNSDLDRPSFNFSIITEMQIESDNYSSRHGNNDKFSDKNSIKICSW, from the coding sequence ATGAGTCAAGatgaaaatataataaaagatctcaataataatggacAAAGGAAACCTCACaccgtttttttttttttttttcaaattggaaTGGACTTATTAATCAGATACAAGATAAAGTGCTATTTTATGATGAAATACCAACGATACATTAGAGCTTACACTCCAAATATAAGCAATGTTCCGGATGAAAAAAGAAGGTTAAATTCAGATTTAGACAGACCCTCGTTCAACTTTTCCATTATTACAGAAATGCAGATTGAATCTGATAATTATAGTTCAAGACACggaaataatgataaatttagTGATAAAAATTCTATCAAGATTTGTTCCTGGTAG
- a CDS encoding Golgi apparatus GDP-mannose tramsporter, putative (Similar to S. cerevisiae GOG5;~Similar to C. albicans VRG4), translated as MGVISFYLIGQLLYLIKKKYSTYRQQQQQQHHYYFNNMDSKHSTTPNTTNGLGSGSFFNRISNSGPISIAAYCLSSILMTVTNKYVLSGFSFNLNFFLLAIQSIVCIITIGSLKSLNIITYRQFNKDEAKKWSPIAFLLVAMIYTSSKALQYLSIPVYTIFKNLTIILIAYGEVIWFGGKVTTMALSSFLLMVLSSIIAYYGDNAAIKSNDDIFALYLGYFWMLTNCFASAAFVLIMRKRIKLTNFKDFDTMYYNNLLSIPILLICSFIFEDWSSNNVSLNFPANNRFTTITAMILSGISSVGISYCSAWCVRVTSSTTYSMVGALNKLPIALSGLIFFDAAVNFWSVSSIFVGFAAGLVYAVAKQKQQREQSQQLPTTK; from the coding sequence ATGGGAGTTATActgttttatttaataggtcaattattatatttaatcaaaaagaaatactCCACTTAtagacaacaacaacaacaacaacaccactACTACTTTAACAATATGGATTCAAAACATTCTACCACTCCTAATACTACTAATGGGCTTGGATCTGGGTCATTTTTTAATAGAATTTCTAATTCAGGTCCTATTTCTATAGCTGCTTATTGTCTTTCATCTATTTTAATGACTGTCACCAATAAATATGTTTTATCAggttttagttttaatttgaattttttcttattagcaattcaatcaattgtttgtattattactattggGTCATTAAAATctttaaatattattacttatagacaatttaataaagaTGAAGCTAAAAAATGGTCACCAATTGCATTTTTATTAGTGGCAATGATTTATACTTCTTCAAAAGCTTTACAATATTTAAGTATTCCAGTTTATactattttcaaaaatttaacCATTATTTTAATTGCTTATGGTGAAGTCATTTGGTTTGGTGGTAAAGTCACTACTATGGCTTTAagttcatttttattaatggtATTATCTTCTATTATTGCTTATTATGGTGATAATGCTGCTATTAAAtctaatgatgatatttttgCTTTATATTTAGGTTATTTTTGGATGTTAACTAATTGTTTTGCTTCAGCGgcttttgttttaattatgaggaaaagaattaaattaacTAATTTTAAAGATTTTGATACCAtgtattataataatttattatcaattcctattttattaatttgttcatttatttttgaagATTGGTCAAGTAATAATgtttcattaaattttcCTGCCAATAATAGATTTACTACTATTACCGCCATGATTTTAAGTGGAATTTCATCTGTTGGTATTTCTTATTGTTCTGCTTGGTGTGTTAGAGTAACTTCTTCAACTACTTATTCTATGGTTGGTgctttaaataaattaccAATTGCTTTATCAggtttaatatttttcGATGCCGCAGTTAATTTTTGGTCagtttcatcaatttttgtaGGATTTGCTGCAGGATTAGTTTATGCTGTTgctaaacaaaaacaacaaagagAACAATCACAACAATTACCAACTACtaaataa